The following proteins are encoded in a genomic region of Pseudodesulfovibrio mercurii:
- a CDS encoding helix-turn-helix domain-containing protein: MDNANAPRPPILLTVREVADYLRVHQRTAYRLITSGDIKAIKIGSQWRVPEQALMEFLESGMKAAAPSGKRKTAPDQFKLPLD, encoded by the coding sequence ATGGACAACGCAAATGCACCCAGGCCGCCGATCCTGCTTACCGTGCGGGAAGTCGCGGACTATTTGCGGGTTCACCAGAGAACGGCCTACCGGTTGATCACCAGCGGCGACATCAAGGCCATCAAGATCGGCAGCCAGTGGCGCGTGCCCGAACAGGCCTTGATGGAATTTTTAGAGAGTGGAATGAAGGCGGCGGCCCCTTCGGGCAAGAGGAAGACCGCGCCGGACCAATTCAAACTCCCTCTGGACTAA
- a CDS encoding ATP-dependent 6-phosphofructokinase produces the protein MKRLDFVTEIPNLGKAKIKSPLKNARFVDESIPVTLMLTSGELTELDTDVLQKDFEKAGPREQVYFDTSKARCAVVTCGGICPGINDVIRAIVHEAHYHYGVRHVLGITNGLRGFIPKYGYDIKELTPETVSHIHQFGGTILGSSRGLQDPVEIVDSLERLNINILFVIGGDGAMRAARSIVNEISERKRNIAVIGIPKTIDNDINFITRSFGFDTAVEKAAEVIQCAHVEATGIDMGVGLVKLMGREAGFIAAQATLAMQEVNFLLVPEQPFTLAGPGGLLEAVETRLKERKHSIIVCAEGAGQDLLGGELERDPSGNPKLGDICGLIVSELEKYALSKDFEINIKFIDPSYLIRSVPANAGDRVYCGFLGQNAVHAAMAGKTAMVVSRLKSSMVHLPLDLVATERRRININSDWWASVMEATGQREYLK, from the coding sequence ATGAAACGCCTGGATTTCGTTACGGAAATACCGAATCTCGGCAAGGCCAAGATCAAATCGCCGCTGAAGAACGCCCGGTTCGTGGACGAGTCGATTCCGGTGACGCTGATGCTTACCTCGGGCGAGCTGACCGAGTTGGACACCGACGTACTGCAAAAGGATTTCGAAAAGGCCGGACCGCGCGAGCAGGTCTATTTCGACACCTCCAAGGCGCGCTGCGCCGTCGTCACCTGCGGCGGCATCTGCCCGGGCATCAACGACGTCATCCGGGCCATCGTGCACGAGGCCCACTACCACTACGGCGTGCGCCACGTGCTCGGCATCACCAACGGGCTGCGCGGCTTCATTCCCAAGTACGGCTACGACATCAAGGAACTCACCCCGGAGACCGTCTCACACATCCACCAGTTCGGCGGGACCATCCTGGGTTCGTCGCGCGGGCTTCAGGACCCGGTGGAGATCGTCGATTCACTGGAGCGGCTGAACATCAACATCCTGTTCGTCATCGGCGGCGACGGCGCCATGCGCGCGGCCAGGTCCATCGTCAACGAGATATCCGAGCGCAAGCGGAACATCGCCGTCATCGGCATCCCCAAGACCATCGACAACGACATCAACTTCATCACCCGCTCCTTTGGTTTCGACACGGCCGTGGAAAAGGCCGCCGAGGTCATCCAGTGCGCCCACGTGGAGGCCACCGGCATCGACATGGGCGTGGGTCTGGTCAAGCTCATGGGCCGGGAAGCGGGCTTCATCGCGGCCCAGGCCACCCTGGCCATGCAGGAGGTCAACTTCCTCCTGGTCCCGGAACAGCCCTTCACCCTGGCCGGACCGGGCGGCTTGCTCGAGGCCGTGGAGACCCGGCTCAAGGAACGCAAGCATTCCATCATCGTCTGCGCCGAGGGCGCGGGCCAGGATCTGCTCGGCGGGGAACTCGAACGAGACCCCTCGGGCAACCCCAAACTGGGCGACATCTGCGGCCTCATCGTCTCCGAACTCGAGAAATACGCCCTGTCCAAGGATTTTGAGATCAACATAAAATTCATTGATCCCAGCTACCTGATTCGATCCGTCCCGGCCAATGCGGGCGATCGGGTCTACTGCGGATTCCTCGGGCAGAACGCCGTGCACGCGGCCATGGCCGGCAAGACCGCCATGGTCGTCTCCCGGCTCAAATCGAGCATGGTCCACCTGCCCCTGGACCTGGTGGCCACCGAACGCCGCCGCATCAACATCAACTCCGACTGGTGGGCCTCCGTCATGGAAGCCACCGGGCAACGCGAGTATCTCAAGTAG
- the rfaE1 gene encoding D-glycero-beta-D-manno-heptose-7-phosphate kinase, with product MILEAVKALKGHKVMIIGDLMLDHYLMGGVERISPEAPVPVVQVKEESFLLGGAGNVARNIADLGGKPLLIGAVGTDRNGEILESLCEHAGLSTRLIQDGGRPTTVKTRIIAHNQQVVRVDQERVGPLSPAEMDTLFLILEENLPDFPVIILSDYGKGFISKAFMDRFMPLVQARSTPPLVLVDPKTVNYDLYRDVDLLTPNTKEASEGANLPVSDRSSIIAAGRAIFDRLNCRNLLITLGPDGMALFEGRDSIRHIPTFARKVFDVTGAGDTVIATAALALAAGMDLLTACTLANYAAGVVVGQVGAASATPEDLDETIAELPEPQVTAWTE from the coding sequence ATGATTCTGGAAGCGGTCAAGGCCCTCAAGGGGCACAAGGTCATGATCATCGGCGATCTCATGCTGGATCACTACCTCATGGGCGGCGTGGAGCGCATCTCCCCCGAGGCGCCGGTGCCGGTGGTCCAGGTCAAGGAGGAATCCTTTCTTCTGGGCGGCGCGGGCAACGTGGCCCGGAACATCGCGGACCTGGGCGGCAAGCCCCTGCTCATCGGGGCCGTGGGCACGGACCGTAACGGGGAAATTCTCGAGAGTTTATGCGAACATGCGGGGTTGAGCACGCGGCTCATCCAGGACGGCGGCCGGCCCACAACGGTCAAGACCCGGATCATCGCCCACAACCAGCAGGTGGTCCGCGTGGACCAGGAACGCGTCGGCCCCCTCTCTCCGGCCGAGATGGACACCCTGTTCCTCATCCTTGAGGAGAACCTGCCTGATTTTCCGGTGATCATCCTGTCCGACTACGGCAAGGGATTCATCTCGAAGGCGTTCATGGACCGCTTCATGCCCCTGGTCCAGGCCCGTTCCACCCCGCCCCTGGTCCTGGTGGACCCCAAGACCGTGAATTACGACCTCTACCGGGACGTGGACCTGCTCACTCCCAACACCAAGGAGGCCAGCGAGGGCGCCAACCTGCCGGTCTCGGACCGCTCGTCCATCATCGCGGCGGGCCGGGCCATCTTCGACCGGCTTAATTGCCGCAACCTTTTGATCACCCTCGGGCCCGACGGCATGGCCCTGTTCGAGGGCCGGGATTCCATCCGGCACATCCCGACCTTTGCGCGCAAGGTCTTCGACGTCACCGGCGCGGGCGACACGGTCATCGCCACCGCCGCACTGGCCCTGGCGGCGGGCATGGACCTGCTGACCGCCTGCACCCTGGCCAACTACGCGGCGGGCGTGGTCGTGGGCCAGGTGGGCGCGGCCTCGGCAACCCCCGAGGATCTCGACGAAACCATTGCGGAACTGCCGGAACCCCAGGTGACCGCCTGGACGGAATGA